The stretch of DNA ACATTGTCCGGCCTCGGCGATATCGTTCATGAGCTGCTTGCCGTTTTTATCGTCTCCAACTAATATGGTATAAAAACAAAGTCGTTCCCCGTATAAATTTTTTACGTCCTTCGCGGCGTTTAAAGGCTCCGGCCCCAGGTCCTTTCCGTCACTGACAATAATGGCCGCAATATTCCCCGCTTTTCCTTTAAAATCCTGGCCCATGGCTCTAATCGCCATATCCATCGGGGTAGTTCCACCGGGATACTCGACCTTATTCAGGCCCTTTTCAAAGCCGTTTTGGGTATAATCCGTTACGCCGTAGAATAAAGCAGTCTTTTCTTCGGTTAAACGCGTATCATGTCCAAAAGTTCTGAGCGCGCCATTGAGCTTTAAATCCGGAATGGTGCGATTCATAAGGTCAACGGTATTTTTAGCCAGATCAAACTTCCGGTATTTCTTATATGGCTCATCCATGGATTGCGATGCGTCAAAGACCACGGCGAAATTATCTACTCTTTGTTCCATCTCGCCCGCTTGCAACTTTGGATTAAAATTATAAGCTTCTGATATTAGTGGTGGTTTTTCTACAGTTGCGCAACCGACGAAAAATACCCCGATCATTAAAAAAAATAAAGCCTGCCATGTTTTTTTAATCATTTCTG from Thermodesulfobacteriota bacterium encodes:
- a CDS encoding OmpA family protein, translated to MIKKTWQALFFLMIGVFFVGCATVEKPPLISEAYNFNPKLQAGEMEQRVDNFAVVFDASQSMDEPYKKYRKFDLAKNTVDLMNRTIPDLKLNGALRTFGHDTRLTEEKTALFYGVTDYTQNGFEKGLNKVEYPGGTTPMDMAIRAMGQDFKGKAGNIAAIIVSDGKDLGPEPLNAAKDVKNLYGERLCFYTILVGDDKNGKQLMNDIAEAGQCGFFTSEDQLNSAEAMADFVKKVFLKESTPATITAKPAPTPAPKPAAKPADSDGDGVYDDMDQCPNTPAGAKVNKKGCWILPTILFDTDKFDIHTGYYADLDDVAQVMKKNPGLKIDIEGFTDSTASDEYNLSLSEKRAQAVGHYLEQKGIEASRISLKGFGKSNPVSSNDTPEGRAKNRRVQIKPIR